From a region of the Cygnus atratus isolate AKBS03 ecotype Queensland, Australia chromosome 3, CAtr_DNAZoo_HiC_assembly, whole genome shotgun sequence genome:
- the KRTCAP3 gene encoding keratinocyte-associated protein 3 yields MAGGRAGWRGPAALAEPRRLMRAGLGLIVLGHGSLVLGAIVHGSVLRHVARASRAVTPEYAVANVVSVVSGLLSITAGIVAILVSHNLSRAALHWTLLSVSLLNCLLSTACSVGLALAISLTVHSRGMRLVTGCNSSALPADARAAIATNDCPFNTTRIYDTALALWFPSMVLVAAEAVLSGRCCLVALILQGIGPCGRTYGKDQLVKPGTLKEGQRLFGVAETCA; encoded by the exons ATGGCTGGCGGGCGCGCGGGGTggcgggggccggcggcgctGGCGGAGCCGCGGCGGCTGATGCGCGCAGGGCTGGGTCTTATCGTGCTTGGCCAcggcagcctggtgctgggtgcCATCGTGCACGGCTCCGTCCTGCGGCATGTGGCCCGCGCCAGCCGCGCTGTCACCCCTGAGTATGCGGTGGCCAACGTCGTGTCCGTGGTCTCCGGGTTGCTG AGCATCACTGCGGGCATTGTTGCCATCCTGGTGTCGCACAACCTGTCCCGGGCAGCCCTG cattGGACCTTACTGAGTGTGTCCCTGTTGAACTGCCTGCTGTCCACAGCATGCAGCGTGGGCCTGGCGCTAGCCATCTCCCTCACAGTTCACAGCCGTGGCATGCGCCTTGTCACAGGCTGCAACAGCTCTGCACTGCCGGCTGACGCCCGTGCAGCCATAGCGACCAACGACTGTCCCTTCAACACCACCCGCATCTAT GACACAGCCCTGGCGCTCTGGTTCCCCTCCatggtgctggtggctgcagaaGCTGTGCTATCTGGCAGGTGTTGTTTGGTGGCCCTGATCCTACAGGGCATCGGCCCCTGTGGACGCACCTATGGCAAAGACCAG CTGGTCAAGCCAGGTACACTGAAGGAGGGGCAACGCCTGTTTGGGGTGGCTGAGACTTGTGCCTAG